Within the Streptomyces sp. R41 genome, the region TGAGCGTCGTCCCTGACCGAGCGATCTGTCCGATGCCAGCTGGAGGTTGATCGAGCCGGTGCTGTCTGCCGGGCGGGAACGACCTCCGAGGGGCGTTCGATCGCATCCGAGACGAGCTTGCTGCCTGGCTCCCATGACAGCCGCGCGTCACCACGGTCCGCGGGCTCGATCTCCCGCGCTACGGCCGGAAGCACTCCCTGCCACCGCTCCCGGCGAACTCGGCGCATGCCTTGATCGCCTTCATGTCCCCCGCTCTCACCGCGACCATCGGCGACGAACGGTAGATCCCCGTCTCGTACTTGTCCGCGATCACCATGTGCTGTGCGACCACACCGGGCGCGGAGACCTCAAAGCGGTCGCCGACGTGCTGCCCGGTGACGCGCACCCAGGCCGCGCCGCACACCCGCTTGTAACGGATTTCCACCTCGACACCCGACCTCCTGAGCGTCCGAAGGGTCTTCGGCGCCCCCTCCACCTCCACATCCCCGCAGCCTGACGCCAAAGGCTCCTTGCCTGTGCACTCGGCACCATGGCAGAGGACCTGCCGGTGGCTGTGCGCGCTCACACGAGGGGGAGAATCCGGCTCGTCGGTTGGCCAGAGCGCCACCGTCAGCACGACAGTGAGCGCACACACCGCAATGCCTGTAGCCACGGCCGTCATCACGAAGGGACGGCGCCACCACGGCATGTGCGACGGTTCCGGCTCGGGGTCGACCACTTCGGGACGAGCGCCTCTCCCGCTCCAGGCCACCTCGGCCAGCTCCCACAGCGCCACATGCCGGGTGGCGGGCACACCCGCCACCCGGCACAGCGCTTCCACTGCGGAACGCGGCGGCAGCTTTTTGCCGTTGAGATACCGCTCCCAGGACGACTTGCTGAAGGCGGTCTTGGCGGCGAGCGCGGCCAGGCTCAACTCCGTACGGTTGCGCAACTCGCGCAGCGCCTCGGCGAACCGCACGCATTCCGGCGCCTCTCCCGGACCCCCTCCCTGCCCCTCAGTCCCGCCACAGCCGGGCCTCTGGTGCGAGCTCATTTGCTGAGCGCCCCCCAGGTCTGCGGTCCGACCAGGCCGTCGACATCGAGCCCCTTCTCGTCCTGAAAGCGCTTGACGGCGATTTCCGTATTCGGGCCGAAGCGACCGTCAATCTGGCCCGGCGGGAACTCGGCGCGCTTGAGGAGGCATTGGGCCTCTACCACCTGCCACCCCTGCCCGTTGAGTCCCACCACCCTCTTGTGGTCCGCGCTGTATCCCGCGTACATACGGCCGTTGTGCCGCTTGAACTCGCAGCGGTACGTTTTGCCGATCTTGAACGTCCCCTCATGAGCGGTGGTCAACGGCCCCTGCTGCGGCTTGCCGCCGTCCGTGCCGTCGCCCTCCCAAGGCGCCGACACGAGCAGAGCAACGATGAGACCGCACGCGAGGGCGAGGCCCAGCGCGCCCACGGTCATCCAGAGTGCTCGCCGACGCGGTGACGCTACTGCGCTCAGGGGCTCGGTCTGCCGCTCCCCGAGCGCCTCGCCCTCCCCGCCCCGAGTCGGTACCGATGCCTTCCACGCCGATTCGGCGACCTCATGAAGGGCCAGCAGCCGCTCGGCGTCACCACCGCAAACCCGGGCCAGCTCCTCGACGGCGGAACGCGGCGGCAGCTTCCTGCCGTTGAGATACCGCTCCCAGGACGACTTGCTGAAGGTCGTCTTCGCGGCGAGCGCGGTCAGGCTCAGCCCGCAGTGGTCCTTCAGCCGCCGCATCTGTACGACGAGTTGCCACACTCGCTGGTCAAGCGATGCGGGTAACTCCTTCCAACGTGACATGTTCCACCCCATGTCCGGTGTCTCAGTCCCCGTTGCGGGAGCAGGCCCGTGTCATCACGACGCGGTCTCCGTCAGAGCAAAGTCAATTTCCTCCCGCAACGGCAATTACGCGCCGCCACCTTGCATGGTTCCCCTCCCCCTGTTCCCGGCCACCGCTATTCGGCCACCCGAGCACCGCCCCCGAGGCGGCTGACACGTCCCAGGGCCGCACCATCACCGGTGGTATCCCAGCAGGTCAGAGGCTAAGACGTCCCACGATGCCCCAGAGGGGTCCAACTCACTGGCCCCCCAGGCGAATTGGCGAGCATCGTCGGTGGTGCAACCGGGCGGCGTGGTCCACCCCACGCCGCCTCCACCGACAGATATGGGGAAACGCGAACATGAACGCTCGCAAGCGCATCGCCATCGGTGTGGCGACATTCGCCCTCGCGGGGGGCGCCACCGCGGGGGGCGCCATCGGCGGAGGCGTCGCCATGGCAGGCGGCGCCAGTGGAAGCGGCGGCTCCATCACGGCCGCCGGAGCCGCTCGGCACAGCGCCGTCAAGCAGGCCGAGAACCGTGACGCACTCACCAGCACAGACGGCAGCTCGTCGGTAACCGCTCAGCGGGCTCCGAGCAACTGCCCCAGGGGATACCTCTGCGTGTACCCCAAGGCGAACTACAAGGGCACGGTGAAGAAGGTCGCGCAGAACAACCGCAACCTTGAGGAGTACGGCGGCGCCTTCGACACCCCGTACTCCGCCTACAACAACGGGGCTTCCTGCAATGTCGTGGTGTACGAGGACACGAACTACCACGGCACCCACTACAAGCTGAACCGCGGCACCGGCTGGAAGTACATCGGCTACAACCTGCTCAACATCTACTCGAACAAGTGGGTCAACTGCAGCTAGCAGTTCCCGGACGAGGCGGAAGCGCTACTTTGAAGGTGCCACGGCGCCGCGGCCACAGCCATGCGCGCTCGTAGTACGGCCTCGCGGACGTCGGATCCTCGTGTCCAGATCCAACCCTCGGGGTCGATGAACACATCTGGCACCACGTGTCCACCAAGCCGATCAAGCGCGCGGCATCCGGGCATCCGGGCATCCGGGCGAACAGATTCCTCGGTCAGGCGCGGCGCTTGGGGCGTTGAAACCGCGCATTGCTCCTCGCCATGATGGTTGTCGTGAACCTAGCCGGCATAGCGGCCGCCCTCGCCCTGGTGAGCATTCCAGTCAACGCCCTGGTGGCGAGATGGCAGATACGCAGCACCTTGCAGCAAGCAGAGATGAACCAGCGCGGCGCAATGGCGCTGACCCGGACTCAGGTTGAAGCTGAACGTCGGCGTCTGCAGATGGAGACCCGAGAAACCGAAAATCGCATTTACGCTCCGAAACGCGTTGAGTTGGACAAAGCCATGGCTGCCGCGCTCCAGCGGAGATGGGCGTGACAGGAGCCGGGCGCCGGCGCTTCATCCCACCGCGCCCAGGCCAAGGCCCCTCGCTTCGAGTTCGACCGCCGCGCGGTGCGATCGACCATCGTGAGGACCCGGGCGCCAGCGCTAACACCTGACCGGCAGACGGCGGACGCTGTCCGCCGGCGAGGGATCACGCGGTTCGGCAACGTCGAAACGCCAACCACTGACCAAGACGACATCAGGCCCTGGACGCCAGCGCCCTGAGGGAAGGGAGGACTTCCGGACCGCGTTCCCCCAGGCTTTCGCAGTCTGACTAGGCGTCATGAGGGGACCGATGTCGTATGCCCGCCGCTTTCACTTCCCCGATGGGGTGGTCCGGCGCGCAGGCATGAATGTGCCAGTACCACGAGAGGAACGGGTTCGGGCCAGCAGCAAGGTGACGTCGTCGGTCGGTGAGTGGGTGCGCTGGGCGTCGACTGCCATCGCGCACAGCTCCTCCAGGGGCAGCCGCGGGTGGGCCAGGACGGCAGCGAGGCGCCGCATCCCCGACTCGATGTCCTCGGCCGGAGACTCGACCAGCCCGTCGGTGTACAGGGCGATCAGGCTTCCGACCGGGATCTCCAGCTGGGCGGGCTCGAAGAGACCCAGACCCAGGCCGATGGGGACACCCGAGGGGATCTGCTGCACAGCCGCCTCGCCGGCGGGGGTGACGACGACGGGAGGGGGGTGTCCGGCGGCGGCGATGTCGAGGAGTCGTGTGGCCGGGTCGTAGACGACGTACAGGCACGTCGCGCCGAGTATGGAGCAAGCAGCGCTTGGGGAGTTGGTGAGGGAGTCTGTGTCCGCCTGCGCCAGGCGGGCCACAGTGTGGTCCAGGCGGGTCAGGAGCTCGGCGGGGGGCAGGTCCATGTCCGCGAGGGTGCGAAGTGCGGTGCGGAGACTGCCCATGCTCGCCGCCGCATGGATGCCGTGGCCGACCACGTCGCCGATGACCAGGGCCACCCGGCCGCCGGGCAGCTGTATGACGTCGTACCAGTCACCTCCCACGCCGTGGTCCATGTCTGCGGGGAGGTAGCGTGAGCACACCTCGAGGGCGGGTCCGCCGGACAGGCGGCGCGGGAGGAGGTTGCGCTGCAGGGCCAGGGCGGCGGTGTGCTCGCGTGTGTACCGATGGGCGTTGTCGAGGCTCAACGCGGCGCGGTCGACGAGTTCCTCCGCGAGGACCAGGTCGTCCTGTTCGAATGGTGCGGGATTGTCGGTCCGGGCGAAGACGGCGATACCGAGTACGGTGCCCCGCGCCTGGATCGGCACCATCATCACGGTGTGCATGCTTGTCGCGCCGATGACCTGGGCCCGCTGCGGATCGCTCTGCAGCCAGGAGTCGAGGGCGGTGCCCAGCGCAGGCTCGAGATAGGACTCGCCCGAGGTCAGGACCTGGGTGAACGGTGAGGACGGCGGGACGAAGACCGGCTCGCCGCGTTCCCACAACGACTCCGGAATGCCTTCATGGATCGACGCCACCCCCGCCCGGCGGAAGACGGGGATGCGTCCGGCGTTCGTCCCCAGCCGCGCCAGGGGCTCCTCGCCGAGCGATGCGGACTCCGCCAGATCCACGGTGGCGTAGTCGGCCAGGCGCGGGACGACGTAGTCGGCCAGCTCCTGGCCGGTGTGCATGACGTCCAGGGTGGTGCCGATCCGGGTGCTGGCCTCGCTCAGCAGCGAGAGTCGCTCGCTTTCGTGTTGCCGGCGGGGGGCAGGGTGGGCGTCGATCGCGGCCAGCCATCGTCTCGCGCCGTCCCGTGCGGACAGTCGGGAGATGCGCAGTCGCACCTCAAGCTGGTGGCCGCTGCGGTGACGCAGCTGTGCACTACCGGACCGGCCCGCCGCGCCGGCAGGAACCAGCAGGTTGGCGAAGGGCCGACCCAGCACCTCCTCGGCGGCGTAGCCCAGGAGCCGGTGGGCGCCTTGCGTCCAGCCGACAACTGACCCATCCGCGTCGATCACTGCCGCCGCCGTGCCCTCCCTCTCCACGGCCGTGCCACTCGTCCCGTGCGGGCGACCGGCCGGGGCTCCCTCAGCGGTACTCATGGCCGTCTCCCGGTGAGCAGGCAGGCCACTGCGCCGACGGTGCCGTGGCAGAGCCTGCCGCGCTCATCGGATCGCGGGTGGTGCGGGTCCGGGCCGTTTCGGTCACTGGGCCGTCCCACCTCTGTCCATGGTGACGACGGCGCCAGTGATGAAGCGGGCCTCGTCTCCGGCATGGTCTGGTACTGCTTGCCGCGGCTCACGTGGGGGTCCCGTGGTCTGGTACTGCTTGCCGCACATCACGTGGGGGGTCCCCACCTTGTCCGACTCCCGCGGCGCCGTACGCAGCAGCCCGTAGTTCTTGGTGCACTCCTTGCCGCCCGGGGGCACGACGTGGTGCGTGCGGTCGAAGTGGACCGGACGTCGGCCAGGCCGCCGAAGCCGGCGATGTCGGTGGTCTGCGAGCGGCCCGGCGGGATCTGGCCCAGGTCGTCGGGTTCGCTGCGGCCTCATCGCTGGGGCGCGCGTTGTCCCGCCGATTTCGGGCCCGGTCGGCGGTGCCGCGCTGCAGCCGGCGGAAGTGGACCGTGTCATCCTCAGCCGCGATGAACAGGCCGACCGGCCCGCTGACCAGCCCGAAGCTGATCCATCGGTCCAGATCGCGCAATCCGGCGGCGATGTGCACGAGCTCACGGGCCAGGCTCGCCTACGGATGACGTGCGGTGATCACGAGGTGAGACCGAGCTGACGCAGCATGCCGAGCTCATCGCTGCTACCCCAGCGCTCGACCATTTTCCCGTCGGCGAAGCGGCTGATCTGCATGCCTCGGTAACTCACCGTCTTTCCGGTCGCGCTGTGCCCCATCAGTTCACCGAGATGCGTGCCCGTGATGGTGTACGCGAACGCGATTTCGTCGTCGGTGGCCATGACGTGCTCGACCTCGATGTGCAGATCGGGGAAGGCCCGCCTCATCGTGGCGAACATCTCCTCATAACCTTCGGGTCCCGGAACCTGTCCTGGGGCCGGGTCGTGGTCCACCGAGTCGGGCGCGACGTATGCGTCGAGTTCGCCGAGGTGGTCAGTGTTCACCGCTGATCCGAAGCTCTCCAAGACGGCGAAGTTGCTGTTGCGCGACATGACGCGCTCCTTGACATTGCCATCGTGGGCGCGCACACATCCAGGATGTGCACTCGCCCCTTCCTACCATCCACGGTAGGTCTGGCGGCTGGAGGTGGCCTGCTGGAACGGGACGTGAAGACCCTCGCCCGCAGTCAGGGGCATGTAGCGGTGCAGATGCTCGTGCTCGGTCTGGTCTTCGACGCCATCGCGGGCGACAGAGGCTCGGTAGCGTCCAGCAGGCATTCACCCCCCGGTCACCCCGGGCATGCCGGTCACTGCGGGACACAAGCAGTGACCTCAGTGAAACCGCCGAGGTGGAATTCGGCAGCCCTGTCGTGGTGACCATTCGCACGCTTTGCGCATCCGCCACGGCCGCGGTCGCAGGAAGTGCGAGCGCTCTCGGGTCGAGGAGCAGATCGGTGATGGCCCACACGCACGAGTCAAGCAGGCCCGGGCCACACCGCGACGGCATGAACCAGGACGCTGTGGTCAACCGTCGTGGAGTGTGGTCAACTCGCAGCCGTGGACACCGTTTTGGCCAGCGTCGTAGCCGTTGCAGGCACACTGATTGGCTCACTGAGCACCTATCTGTTCCAGCGGCGCACTGTCGAGCGCGCGGAGGTCATGGCCCGTGAGGAACGCCTGCGGCAGGAGCGTCTGGCCGCGTACGGCGGATACGCGGGCGCGGTCACAGAACTCAAGCGCGGGGTCATCACTTTGTGGTTCCGCCGAAGGCGATCACCTCGCGACGAGGATGCGTACAGGGCTGCGCAGCTGGAGAGCGACCGATTGGGAGCGGCCGCCGAAGCTGCCGCCTTCCGTCTCCACCTTGTGGCGGACGAACCGGTACTGCGTCAGTTGATGGACGCCGTGTCTGCCAAGATCAGCGAGATCCGTCAGGCTGAGGATCGGCAAAGGCTCATCGCACTCGAAGCCGAGTTCGAACAGGCGGTGCGCGCGTTCCTCGACGCGGCCGCCCGGCGAATCCAGTGACCACGTGCCCGGATCGGACTGCACGCGACCGTCGGCCCCACGCTCCCCGTCGTCCTCGCCGGCCACCTACCCGGCCGACGGGACGAGACCGGACTCACCCTCTTCAAATCCACCGGCCACGCAGCGCTGAACGTCGCCGCCGCACATGTCGCCCACACCGTCGCCGGTGCCGGCGGTTGGGGCACACGCATCGGGTCGTGACCGGCTCAGGAAGGCTCAGGGGCCCTAGAAAGGTGTCAGGGTGAGGCCGATCGCCGTGGGCGCGGTGTCCTGGATGTAGGAGGCGAAGTCGGCGACGTCGTCGAAGGCGAAGCCGTAGGCCTTGCCGTCCTC harbors:
- a CDS encoding helix-turn-helix domain-containing protein; protein product: MRFAEALRELRNRTELSLAALAAKTAFSKSSWERYLNGKKLPPRSAVEALCRVAGVPATRHVALWELAEVAWSGRGARPEVVDPEPEPSHMPWWRRPFVMTAVATGIAVCALTVVLTVALWPTDEPDSPPRVSAHSHRQVLCHGAECTGKEPLASGCGDVEVEGAPKTLRTLRRSGVEVEIRYKRVCGAAWVRVTGQHVGDRFEVSAPGVVAQHMVIADKYETGIYRSSPMVAVRAGDMKAIKACAEFAGSGGRECFRP
- a CDS encoding peptidoglycan-binding protein, translated to MSRWKELPASLDQRVWQLVVQMRRLKDHCGLSLTALAAKTTFSKSSWERYLNGRKLPPRSAVEELARVCGGDAERLLALHEVAESAWKASVPTRGGEGEALGERQTEPLSAVASPRRRALWMTVGALGLALACGLIVALLVSAPWEGDGTDGGKPQQGPLTTAHEGTFKIGKTYRCEFKRHNGRMYAGYSADHKRVVGLNGQGWQVVEAQCLLKRAEFPPGQIDGRFGPNTEIAVKRFQDEKGLDVDGLVGPQTWGALSK
- a CDS encoding peptidase inhibitor family I36 protein, with protein sequence MNARKRIAIGVATFALAGGATAGGAIGGGVAMAGGASGSGGSITAAGAARHSAVKQAENRDALTSTDGSSSVTAQRAPSNCPRGYLCVYPKANYKGTVKKVAQNNRNLEEYGGAFDTPYSAYNNGASCNVVVYEDTNYHGTHYKLNRGTGWKYIGYNLLNIYSNKWVNCS
- a CDS encoding SpoIIE family protein phosphatase; protein product: MSTAEGAPAGRPHGTSGTAVEREGTAAAVIDADGSVVGWTQGAHRLLGYAAEEVLGRPFANLLVPAGAAGRSGSAQLRHRSGHQLEVRLRISRLSARDGARRWLAAIDAHPAPRRQHESERLSLLSEASTRIGTTLDVMHTGQELADYVVPRLADYATVDLAESASLGEEPLARLGTNAGRIPVFRRAGVASIHEGIPESLWERGEPVFVPPSSPFTQVLTSGESYLEPALGTALDSWLQSDPQRAQVIGATSMHTVMMVPIQARGTVLGIAVFARTDNPAPFEQDDLVLAEELVDRAALSLDNAHRYTREHTAALALQRNLLPRRLSGGPALEVCSRYLPADMDHGVGGDWYDVIQLPGGRVALVIGDVVGHGIHAAASMGSLRTALRTLADMDLPPAELLTRLDHTVARLAQADTDSLTNSPSAACSILGATCLYVVYDPATRLLDIAAAGHPPPVVVTPAGEAAVQQIPSGVPIGLGLGLFEPAQLEIPVGSLIALYTDGLVESPAEDIESGMRRLAAVLAHPRLPLEELCAMAVDAQRTHSPTDDVTLLLARTRSSRGTGTFMPARRTTPSGK
- a CDS encoding ester cyclase, with product MSRNSNFAVLESFGSAVNTDHLGELDAYVAPDSVDHDPAPGQVPGPEGYEEMFATMRRAFPDLHIEVEHVMATDDEIAFAYTITGTHLGELMGHSATGKTVSYRGMQISRFADGKMVERWGSSDELGMLRQLGLTS